From the genome of Vibrio porteresiae DSM 19223, one region includes:
- the panP gene encoding pyridoxal-dependent aspartate 1-decarboxylase PanP, translating into MTAKNKTADVTFENLLRIFTIPEGPDSTLTRIEAELSRNLNLFLGEHIVAEEKPLIDIEKDFASAHIPEQAQFVSEHTEHLLDTLVAHSVHTSAPSFVGHMTSALPYFLMPLSKIMIALNQNLVKIETSKAFTPLERQVLGMIHHLIYGEEDAFYARWMHSAAHSLGAFCSGGTIANITALWVARNNALRATADFGGVEKEGLFKALKYYGYEGLAIVVSERGHYSLKKAADVLGIGQDGLVSVATDEHNRIEPQALEKTLKDLKAQRILPFAVVGVAGTTETGNIDPLKAMATICRHHHCHFHVDAAWGGATLMSQQHRYLLDGIELADSVTIDAHKQLYIPMGAGMVLFKDPSAMQSIEHHAQYILRQGSKDLGSHTLEGSRSGMAMLVYSSLHIISRAGYGMLIDQSIAKARYFADLINATDDFELVSEPELCLLTYRYIPAVALKALELATPEQQLALNNAINELTKFIQKHQRETGRSFVSRTQLTPARWRHLKTIVFRVVLANPLTTNTILQGILQEQREIARLAPQLMTNIENIAYSIVPVPAPKVTQE; encoded by the coding sequence ATGACGGCAAAAAACAAAACAGCGGATGTGACTTTTGAAAATCTCCTGCGCATTTTCACCATACCAGAAGGCCCCGACTCCACCTTAACGCGTATTGAAGCCGAGCTTTCGCGTAACCTAAATCTGTTTCTAGGTGAGCACATCGTTGCCGAAGAAAAACCATTAATCGACATCGAGAAGGATTTTGCCAGCGCGCATATTCCTGAGCAGGCACAATTTGTCTCAGAGCACACCGAACATTTACTTGATACGTTAGTTGCTCATTCAGTGCACACCTCCGCCCCCAGTTTTGTCGGGCATATGACTTCAGCACTGCCGTACTTCTTAATGCCGCTTTCCAAAATCATGATTGCTCTCAACCAAAACTTGGTAAAAATTGAGACTTCAAAAGCCTTTACCCCGTTAGAACGTCAAGTACTCGGCATGATTCATCACCTTATCTACGGTGAGGAGGATGCTTTTTATGCTCGCTGGATGCACAGCGCTGCACACTCCCTTGGCGCATTTTGTTCTGGTGGCACGATTGCCAACATTACAGCGCTTTGGGTTGCACGTAATAACGCCCTCAGAGCAACCGCCGATTTTGGTGGCGTAGAAAAAGAAGGGTTATTCAAAGCGCTAAAATATTATGGCTATGAAGGACTTGCTATCGTTGTGTCAGAGCGAGGGCATTACTCTTTGAAAAAAGCCGCTGACGTGTTGGGTATTGGCCAAGATGGTTTAGTCAGTGTCGCTACCGATGAACATAACCGCATCGAGCCACAAGCGCTCGAAAAGACACTCAAGGATCTCAAAGCTCAGCGTATTTTACCGTTCGCTGTAGTTGGCGTCGCGGGGACGACAGAGACTGGAAATATCGATCCATTAAAAGCGATGGCGACAATTTGTCGTCATCATCATTGCCATTTTCACGTTGATGCAGCTTGGGGCGGCGCGACATTAATGTCGCAGCAACACCGTTATTTATTGGACGGGATTGAACTGGCTGACTCAGTCACCATTGATGCACATAAGCAACTTTATATCCCTATGGGCGCTGGCATGGTGCTGTTCAAAGACCCAAGTGCGATGCAGTCAATCGAACATCACGCACAATACATTTTGCGTCAAGGGTCAAAGGATTTAGGCAGCCACACCCTAGAAGGCTCCCGCTCCGGCATGGCAATGCTGGTTTATTCTAGTCTGCACATTATTAGCCGCGCTGGCTACGGCATGTTAATCGATCAAAGCATCGCTAAAGCGCGTTATTTCGCAGACCTTATCAATGCAACGGATGATTTCGAACTGGTCTCAGAGCCTGAATTGTGTCTGCTCACCTATCGTTATATTCCTGCCGTTGCGTTAAAGGCGCTAGAGCTAGCCACACCAGAACAGCAACTCGCACTAAATAATGCCATTAACGAGTTAACCAAATTCATTCAAAAGCATCAGCGAGAAACAGGACGCTCATTTGTTTCCCGGACTCAGTTAACCCCAGCGCGTTGGCGACATCTTAAAACCATCGTTTTTCGTGTTGTACTGGCCAATCCGCTTACCACAAACACCATTTTGCAGGGAATTTTGCAAGAGCAGCGAGAAATTGCTAGATTAGCACCCCAATTGATGACAAACATAGAGAACATCGCGTACTCTATCGTCCCAGTTCCTGCGCCCAAAGTTACACAAGAGTGA
- a CDS encoding MurR/RpiR family transcriptional regulator, with translation MNTIEKIQKNLENFSKSERKVAEVIMASPQTAIHSSIATLAKMADVSEPTVNRFCRRLDTKGFPDFKLHLAQSLANGTPYVNRNVEEDDGPDAYTHKIFESTMACLDVAKNSIDPVQINRAVDLLTQAKRISFFGLGASSAVARDAQNKFIRFNIPITCFEDIVMQRMSCINCTDNDVIVLISHTGRTKSQVEIAHLARENGATVIAITAKDSPLDKASSLSICLDVPEDTDVYMPMASRVVQMTVIDVLATGFTLRRGSGFRENLKRVKEALKDSRYDKYSNLS, from the coding sequence ATGAATACAATAGAAAAAATCCAAAAAAATCTGGAAAATTTTAGCAAGTCTGAGCGTAAGGTAGCGGAAGTCATTATGGCCTCCCCGCAAACTGCCATCCACTCAAGTATTGCCACTTTAGCGAAAATGGCCGACGTCAGCGAGCCAACCGTTAACCGTTTTTGTCGTCGTTTAGACACAAAAGGCTTTCCAGACTTCAAACTGCACTTAGCGCAAAGTTTGGCCAATGGCACCCCTTACGTCAACCGCAACGTCGAAGAAGACGATGGCCCAGATGCGTACACTCATAAGATTTTTGAATCGACAATGGCGTGTTTGGACGTGGCAAAAAACAGTATTGACCCAGTACAGATCAACCGTGCTGTCGACCTATTGACTCAAGCGAAACGCATCTCTTTCTTTGGCTTGGGTGCTTCATCTGCTGTTGCACGTGATGCTCAAAATAAATTCATCCGTTTCAATATTCCAATCACTTGCTTTGAAGATATTGTCATGCAGCGTATGAGCTGCATTAACTGTACGGATAACGATGTGATCGTGCTGATTTCTCATACTGGCCGGACGAAAAGCCAAGTGGAAATTGCCCATCTAGCCAGAGAAAACGGTGCTACGGTCATTGCGATTACCGCAAAAGATTCGCCACTCGATAAGGCCAGCTCATTGTCTATTTGTCTTGATGTCCCAGAAGATACCGACGTTTATATGCCAATGGCGAGTCGCGTCGTTCAAATGACAGTCATTGATGTGTTGGCGACAGGATTTACCTTGCGTCGCGGTTCAGGTTTTCGTGAAAACCTCAAACGAGTGAAAGAAGCACTGAAAGACTCGCGCTACGACAAATATTCCAATTTATCCTAA
- a CDS encoding iron-containing alcohol dehydrogenase has product MFEFMTPTKIIFGAGSLQHSLPLIRQIGYSILLVSGRNQQRAHPIVADFQQHHKRYQHVAVSSEPNITMIEEAANLARRFKPDAVVAIGGGSVLDTGKALAAIIPNQGSLYDYVEVIGRNVPLKAKPLPFIAIPTTASTGSEVTKNAVLRSGQDKIKVSLRSPDMMADVAIIDPTLTYGTDLYLSGRGAMDAFTHLMEAYVCGVPNLLTDMVCEEGLSRITHSIIDGCVEDKPQARRDLSFAAMLGGLALNNAKLGAAHGLASALGGKLAAPHSVITARLAPYVMHENIELARTYQKDEILQRYHRIAQILTDRRNVNLEDGVLWVNMILERLQLPTLDHFGVCQTSFEEVVRDALQSNSIKGNPLPLTEERLMGILNQVCQCRECAEHDGEQVNEGNAVELIRQTEGQRSGARQSLEKE; this is encoded by the coding sequence ATGTTTGAATTTATGACCCCCACAAAGATCATTTTTGGTGCCGGTTCATTGCAACACTCGTTACCACTTATTCGGCAAATAGGTTACAGCATTTTGCTGGTATCGGGGCGCAATCAGCAGAGAGCCCATCCGATTGTCGCCGATTTCCAACAACATCATAAACGTTATCAACACGTTGCCGTATCGAGCGAGCCCAATATCACCATGATTGAAGAGGCCGCTAATTTGGCGCGACGCTTTAAACCGGATGCCGTGGTGGCTATCGGAGGCGGAAGTGTTTTAGATACCGGTAAAGCGCTGGCGGCCATTATCCCTAATCAAGGTTCTTTGTACGATTATGTCGAAGTGATTGGTCGCAATGTACCGCTCAAAGCGAAACCGCTGCCGTTTATCGCAATCCCCACCACGGCAAGCACTGGATCGGAAGTCACCAAGAACGCCGTGCTTCGCTCGGGGCAAGACAAAATAAAAGTCAGTTTGCGCAGCCCTGATATGATGGCGGATGTCGCGATCATCGATCCGACTTTAACTTATGGTACCGATCTTTACCTTTCCGGACGGGGAGCAATGGATGCCTTTACCCATTTGATGGAAGCCTATGTGTGTGGCGTTCCCAATCTGCTCACCGATATGGTGTGTGAGGAGGGGCTGAGTCGAATAACGCATTCGATCATTGATGGATGTGTGGAAGATAAGCCTCAAGCTCGGCGTGATCTCTCTTTTGCAGCGATGTTGGGTGGTCTAGCACTGAATAACGCAAAACTCGGTGCAGCGCATGGTCTTGCTTCCGCGTTGGGTGGAAAACTGGCTGCTCCCCACAGCGTGATTACGGCGCGTCTCGCACCTTATGTCATGCATGAAAACATAGAGCTGGCACGTACTTATCAAAAGGATGAGATTTTGCAACGCTATCATCGTATTGCTCAAATTCTCACCGATAGGCGTAATGTCAATTTGGAAGATGGGGTTTTGTGGGTCAATATGATCTTAGAACGTTTACAACTGCCTACGTTAGATCATTTTGGCGTATGCCAAACCTCGTTTGAAGAAGTGGTGCGAGATGCGCTGCAATCAAATTCGATTAAAGGAAATCCGTTACCTTTAACGGAAGAACGTTTGATGGGGATTCTCAATCAGGTGTGTCAATGCCGTGAATGCGCAGAACATGATGGCGAGCAAGTGAATGAAGGCAATGCGGTTGAACTGATCCGACAAACGGAAGGGCAGAGAAGTGGGGCAAGACAATCGTTAGAAAAAGAATGA
- a CDS encoding GrxA family glutaredoxin, which yields MFVVIFGRPGCPYCVRAKEHAETLKAKLEDFNYRYVDIQAEGITKEDLSKSVGKPVETVPQIFIDQKPIGGCTDFEAYAKEHLGLFD from the coding sequence ATGTTTGTAGTTATTTTTGGTCGTCCAGGTTGTCCTTACTGTGTTCGTGCAAAAGAGCACGCAGAAACTCTGAAAGCAAAACTTGAAGACTTCAACTACCGCTATGTTGATATTCAAGCGGAAGGCATCACCAAAGAAGATCTATCAAAAAGCGTGGGTAAACCAGTTGAAACTGTTCCACAAATCTTTATCGATCAAAAGCCTATCGGCGGTTGTACTGACTTCGAAGCTTACGCAAAAGAGCATTTGGGTCTGTTTGACTAG